The following coding sequences are from one Apus apus isolate bApuApu2 chromosome 10, bApuApu2.pri.cur, whole genome shotgun sequence window:
- the PDIA3 gene encoding protein disulfide-isomerase A3 encodes MSGPRPLPAALLLPLLALASRASDVVELSDADFESGLAERPGLVLVEFFAPWCGHCKRLAPEYESAATRLKGIVPLVKVDCTANSNTCNKYGVSGYPTLKIFRDGEEAGTYDGPRTADGIVSHLKKQAGPASVALGSVADFEKFIGDKDASVVGFFGDLSGDAYLEFMKAANNLRDNYRFAHTSEEQLVQKYEEDGEGIILFRPPRLTNKFEDSSIKYTEDKITSGKIKKFIQENIFGICPHMTEDNKDLIQGKDLLVAYYDVDYEKNAKGSNYWRNRVMMVAKKFLDAGQKLYFAVASRKTFGHELSEFGLDSSTGEAPVVAIRTTKGEKYVMQEEFSRDGKALERFLQDYFDGNLKKYLKSEPVPESNDGPVKVVVAENFDEIVNAEDKDVLIEFYAPWCGHCKNLEPKYKELGEKLSKDPNIVIAKMDATANDVPSPYEVRGFPTIYFAPAGKKQNPKKYEGGREVSDFISYLKREATSTPVLQEEDKPKKSKKKVKEDL; translated from the exons ATGTCCGGGCCGCGGCCGCTGCCCGccgcgctgctgctgccgctgctcgCCCTCGCCTCCCGCGCCTCGGACGTGGTGGAGCTCAGCGATGCCGACTTCGAGAGCGGCCTGGCCGAGCGCCcggggctggtgctggtggagtTCTTCGCGCCCTG GTGCGGGCACTGCAAGCGGCTGGCGCCGGAGTACGAGTCGGCGGCTACCAGGCTGAAGGGGATCGTGCCGCTGGTGAAG GTTGACTGTACAGCCAACTCCAACACCTGCAATAAGTACGGAGTCAGTGGATATCCCACCTTAAAGATTTTCCGTGATGGAGAAGAGGCAGGAACCTATGATGGGCCCAGGACAGCAG ATGGGATTGTCAGTCACCTCAAGAAACAGGCAGGACCTGCGTCGGTGGCACTCGGTTCTGTGGCTGATTTTGAGAAATTCATTGGTGATAAAGATGCTTCTGTCGTGG GCTTCTTTGGAGACCTGTCTGGGGATGCTTACTTAGAATTCATGAAAGCTGCCAACAACCTCCGAGATAACTACCGTTTTGCACACAccagtgaggagcagctggtgcaGAAGTATGAGGAGGATGGAGA GGGCATCATCTTATTCCGTCCTCCACGCCTGACAAACAAGTTTGAGGACAGCTCTATCAAGTACACAGAAGACAAAATCACCAGTGGGAAGATCAAGAAATTTATCCAGGAGAACAT CTTTGGCATCTGCCCACACATGACTGAGGACAACAAAGACTTGATCCAGGGGAAGGACTTGTTGGTGGCCTATTACGATGTGGACTACGAGAAGAACGCGAAGGGATCCAACTACTGGCGCAACAG agtTATGATGGTTGCAAAGAAGTTCTTGGATGCTGGCCAGAAACTGTATTTTGCTGTTGCTAGTCGGAAAACCTTTGGCCATGAGCTTTCAGAGTTTGGTCtggacagcagcacaggggaggCCCCAGTTGTTGCCATCAGAACCACCAAGGGAGAGAAATACGTCATGCAGGAGGAGTTCTC CCGCGACGGGAAGGCTCTGGAGAGGTTCCTGCAGGATTACTTCGATGGGAACCTGAAAAAGTACCTGAAGTCAGAGCCTGTCCCTGAGAGCAACGACGGCCCCGTGAAG GTGGTGGTTGCTGAGAACTTCGATGAAATTGTTAATGCAGAAGACAAAGATGTTCTGATAGAGTTCTATGCACCCTGGTGTGGCCACTGCAAGAATCTGGAGCCCAAATACAAGGAACTGGGGGAGAAG CTCAGTAAAGACCCCAATATCGTCATTGCCAAAATGGATGCCACAGCCAATGATGTGCCTTCTCCATATGAAGTCAGAGG cttCCCCACCATCTATTTTGCTCCTGCTGGGAAGAAGCAGAATCCAAAGAAGTACGAG GGTGGCAGAGAAGTGAGTGACTTCATCAGCTACTTGAAGCGGGAGGCAACCAGCactcctgtgctgcaggaggaagatAAACCCAAGAAATCCAAGAAGAAGGTGAAGGAGGATTTGTAA
- the CKMT1A gene encoding creatine kinase U-type, mitochondrial has protein sequence MASTFRRALSARRSAGLLAMVGAGSLAAGCLLSRDSVSAGDRQRRRYPPSAEYPDLRKHNNCMASSLTPALYAKLCDKATPNGWTLDQCIQTGVDNPGHPFIKTVGIVAGDEETYEVFADLFDPVIQDRHNGYNPRTMKHPTDLDASKIKSGQFDERYVLSSRVRTGRSIRGLSLPPACTRAERREVEKVTVEALNGLTGDLAGRYYRLSEMTEKEQQQLIDDHFLFDKPVSPLLTAAGMARDWPDARGIWHNNQKTFLIWINEEDHTRVISMEKGGNMKRVFERFCRGLKEVERLIQERGWEFMWNERLGYILTCPSNLGTGLRAGVHIRLPRLSKDNRFPKILENLRLQKRGTGGVDTEATGGVFDISNLDRLGKSEVELVQLVIDGVNYLIDCERRLERGQDIRIPSPLPQFRR, from the exons ATGGCTAGCACCTTCCGTCGCGCCCTCTCCGCCCGCCGCTCCGCCGGCCTCCTGGCCATGGTGGGCGCCGGCTCCCTCGCCGCCGGTTGCCTGCTCTCCCGGGACTCGGTCAGCGCGGGTGACCGGCAGCGGCGGCGCTACCCGCCCAG TGCTGAGTACCCCGACCTGCGGAAACACAACAACTGCATGGCCAGCAGCCTGACGCCAGCCCTCTATGCCAAGCTCTGTGACAAAGCAACCCCGAACGGCTGGACCTTGGACCAGTGCATCCAGACGGGTGTTGACAACCCTGGCCACCCCTTCATCAAGACAGTGGGCATAGTGGCTGGTGATGAGGAAACCTATGAG GTGTTTGCAGACCTGTTTGACCCTGTGATTCAGGATCGGCACAACGGGTACAACCCCCGCACCATGAAGCACCCCACAGACCTGGATGCCAGCAAG ATCAAGTCTGGCCAGTTTGATGAGCGCTACGTGCTCTCGTCCCGGGTCCGGACCGGGCGCAGCATCCGCGGGCTGAGCCTGCCACCCGCCTGCACCCGCGCCGAGCGGCGGGAGGTGGAGAAGGTGACGGTGGAGGCGCTGAACGGCCTGACTGGAGACCTGGCCGGCCGGTACTACCGCCTCAGTGAGATGAcggagaaggagcagcagcagctcattgAC GACCACTTCCTCTTCGACAAGCCCGTGTCCCCACTCCTGACGGCAGCAGGAATGGCCCGGGACTGGCCTGACGCCCGAGGGATCTG GCACAACAACCAGAAGACCTTCCTGATCTGGATCAACGAGGAGGACCACACGCGCGTCATCTCCATGGAGAAGGGGGGCAACATGAAGCGCGTCTTCGAGCGGTTCTGTCGGGGCCTGAAGGAG gTGGAGCGGCTAATCCAGGAGCGAGGCTGGGAGTTCATGTGGAACGAGCGGCTGGGATACATCCTGACCTGCCCCTCCAACCTGGGCACCGGGCTGCGAGCGGGCGTCCACATCAGGCTGCCACGGCTCAGCAAG GATAACCGCTTCCCTAAGATCCTGGAGAACCTTCGGCTACAGAAGCGTGGGACAGGCGGTGTGGACACTGAGGCTACTGGTGGTGTCTTCGACATCTCCAACCTGGACCGGCTGGGGAAGTcggag GtggagctggtgcagctggtgATAGACGGCGTGAACTACCTGATTGACTGCGAGCGGCGGCTGGAGAGGGGGCAGGACATCCGCATCCCCTCCCCGCTGCCGCAGTTCCGGCGCTGA